The Acipenser ruthenus chromosome 11, fAciRut3.2 maternal haplotype, whole genome shotgun sequence region agctaaattattattaaagtTATATACACATTAAGTGGGAATGAATGTCTGATCAGGATCTTTCTGAATTCCTGTCTGTTGGTCAATCAAATATAgaatgtatttctattttaattcACAGAAATTATCCAGCCCAAGTTCATTGTAGCAACAGAACATGCTGAGGCGACTCTGGAATGTATATATGCTTTAGAGGGAAAGCATAAGCATGTTACGCTGGATGTGTTGAAAGGTCCAGATCCATTCTGCGTGCCTGTATCTGTGAGGCAAATAGAAAATGGCACTGTTTTTAATTCAAGTGTTAGTTTCAAACACTGCGAGGGAATGGACAAAGGGGATAGAGTCATCTTCAAACTCTCAAACCTGCAAGAAAAGGACACCGACATGTACTATTGTCAGCTCAATATAATGTATCCACCTCCTTTTCGCAGTCCAAAGGGAAATGGAACCCTGATAATATTTCAAAGGAAAAATAACAGTACAGGTAAGTTATTCTTAAGTAAAACTGAGTTATAATTTGGACATTAtatgagcatatatatatatatatatataaaatggtatAGATTTAAAGTTCTGTATCCCGAGATAGAACAGGTACTTATCAGGTACCAGGAAGTTGTAAGCCTTGTTTATTCGTCTGAGTGCTGGTACTGGTTGCTAGGGCGATCACTTCTTTCCAGCTTCTGCAGCTAACATTCTATTGGTTAGGCCTTTTTGTGCTTAACTGTACTTTCAATTTTTGCTAAAACATTTCTCTGAAGCATGACAGCATGACATGTTGCATTATGTGGTCTAATTACTGCTGATTGCAACAGATATTACCGCAGGTATGTATACAGCTTAAGGAAATTCAAAGATGATGTTATTTTGTTATCCCATGTAGCTGCAAAGTTATCAGATATAGTGACAATATAGTTCACGATGGCTCGTTAAGGCcaacgagtaaaaaaaaaaaacccttcattATGTCGAGATCATAagatcattttttttcccccaatggcCTCAACGAGCTGCCATAATAGTTTCACGGTTAGTGATTGTTTCCAGAATTTGGGAAACAATACTGATCAGAATTGTATTTATGTTATGTGGATAATGATGTACAATAATATGCTTTTTTAGATGTCATGGGTTTGGGGTGGAGGATGTATCAATAAACAATACCATTTGATATGGATATATGTAATAGGTTAGAACAGTAAAGTGTATTTTATGTTATAGCCAGTGATCTGATACTTTGTTTACTgccaatacactgctgtgcactagatggtgtgcTTAGTTATACactactgtataaatacaatgGCTGTTCTAGCCTACATTACaagtctatggcaggcaactataaATAAAGAACAGTGCCCAACTTaaagtcaaagcaccttaacgcagacttatcaaaaaaataaaaagcataataTTTAATTCACACAAAATATAACACAGTTTTGAAGaattcatattgttttatatttagcaTTTGTTGtcctgatatttaaaaaaacaagctattactaaaaaaataagaaaaatgtaaACAAGCTAAAAGTacatttccttttcctttttttttttttttaaatgtgtttgcattttattttgctaaaacagACCTTACATTTGGCATCCATAACCCCCTAGCATGAAGGAGGATAGCTGTTTAGATCACAGAGGACTCAGAAAGTAGCTTGATTATCTTCCTCGATAAAGatcacatatttattttataaagcttcAGAGAAGACATCAAAAATATTCTTTTGATTCAAATTATCCCCTGAAATGGGTTAAACTCCACTTATCTGTTTTGCGTTCGTGATGCCAGGTGCTGGCCATTGAAATATAAAAGACAGATACGCTTTGGAACACCTACATTTATATAATTAAAGAGGGTAGATTTCATGTTAtggtatttaataatttaaacatatCTTTTTAATAGCTTGTATATGTTAATAAGAATGGTCATGTGATGAACAATGGTaatgtttaaagaaaacaaacaatatagCAACCTAACAGGTATGGGCCCTTTAAAAACAGCaattgtttgatttattacagAGCCGCCATGTTCACCTACCGGTACTTCAAAGGACTCCATATTTTGGGTTCTGAATGCAGTAATT contains the following coding sequences:
- the LOC117426134 gene encoding T-cell-specific surface glycoprotein CD28 homolog; translated protein: MSSALSSVAFQSETPKQKLPLLAVTMLTVIFYYIFLRMVYSQEIIQPKFIVATEHAEATLECIYALEGKHKHVTLDVLKGPDPFCVPVSVRQIENGTVFNSSVSFKHCEGMDKGDRVIFKLSNLQEKDTDMYYCQLNIMYPPPFRSPKGNGTLIIFQRKNNSTEPPCSPTGTSKDSIFWVLNAVIVMLAIYGMTVSLLIYITCYKIRQNKLIQNDYMNMKPRGLKNNKQQGVLHPSRNGRY